Part of the Triplophysa rosa linkage group LG3, Trosa_1v2, whole genome shotgun sequence genome, atttacagtctaaaagattctaaaatatgcatatataaaataaagactattttactatttttttactatttaaagCTAGACTTGTTATTACCACTGGTGGGAAAATCGAAGTTCGCTGAAATTCGAACCTTGAACtgtcacgaacatcaaaatacagcttttCTTTACGTTAAACTATTTaacaaaatgtcatgttttcaggTTATTTGAACTGTTTATAGGTGATATAGGCGATTAACCATGATTTTACTAAAGTTTACTATGATATTTGAAGTAAAACGCATATGTTTATCGCAAAATGCTTCGttgtatttaattacagaagttttttatgttatgtaaTTTGCTCATAGTATTACTAAAGTATAGTATTATTAAAGTTATTGTAAAGTTTCACTTTAATCCACAAATAATAGCTGTATATTTAAAGTTGTTTCTAGACCgcacaacaaaaaatgtatttggttAATATTTACTGAGAATCAATGTCTTGAAAGGTTTGTTTCATTGGTGACAATAGCCTAACAGTGAAAACGCCCATTAGTGTTAATGGAGCTGTCAGGCTTCTGCTGATTTTCATGAAAGCTTTTTATTTCAGTACTAACAGGCACATCAGTGTTAACAGCTGTCATTATTCTAGGCTGATCTAGGTTCCCATTTTCACCTATTTCATTCAGTGTTGAAATGTCTTAAGCTTAAAATAGTGGTGATATCTCAAGCTCTCATGTAAATTTccttacaaaacaaatgtttgtgttttgaataGGCTGTGGTAAATGCCAAATTTGATATCCGTCATTTAAAGCAAGTCTTTTTTAGGGGTTTTGCTATAATCTGATTGGAAATAGGTTGGGGCCTAGTTGTAATTGGTCAAATCTACTGAATTTAGTTACTGAATTGAGCTGTTAAACTTAGTTGTTGAGTGCATCAaatttaacagaaattattttgaattaaatatatttttattgtgaatCAAATAGAATTGAATCATTTTGATTCACAATCAGACAATACGATCTTCAATTTGCTGTCTACCCAAAGATTCACACCCCTACAGTCAATCTCtgcatacactcttaaaaatacctcttaaaatacactcttaaaaatcacCTTTCTATTTCgcaaaatgttctttgtggcgaaaaaatagttttttggattataaaaagttaagaaagatatggttctttaaagaacctttaactgaatggttctttgtggaaccaaaaatggtggttctatggcatcgctctgaagaaccttttaagcacctttatttgtaAGAGTGCATAATATgtgttcactgtaaaaaaacaactagtaggatttaGATATTTTTGGGGGGTTTATTTGCACAAGTTTTGCACCCAGttttttaagtacatttttcCTTACTAtgtttttgtaaagttttttttcacagtttcacacattttgtgaaaggtttttttaagtaaacttaaaaataatgtaaatccTGCTCGTCGTTTTGTACAgtgttatttttgtaatttgtttgtgGTAAATGTTATTGGTATTTGATATAGTGTATAGCATCTTGGGCAACAATTGTTGTTTTTAGTGAtgctacactcaaaaaaatagtTCATGtggcttagtaaatatcacaaaaataaagttatattaacttaataaaatcttttaaaatcatttaactgaAATTTCCAGTGGGACATATAAAAAATGATTCAAATTCCAACAGTTAATGTCCTCTAAAATTGACatatattaagtttatttaataaaaaacaagtatcaaattaaattatatttttaatatacacttaatatttttggtgaattctaatataaatatttgagttacttCGATTTAATAAAGCTGAGTTGTGTTGAGTTACTGACAATGTCTCTCTAACATCTCCAGATCACAACTACAGTTCACCTCAGCAGTGATTCACGCCTTCAGTAAAGCTCCTCCTACAGCAATCCACCAATAAATGCCAGAAACCAAGGAGAAGAAAAATCACTCCAGGTGTACAACTGAGTTCTTCATACTGTTGTTGGAGTTGGTGGAAGAGAAGTTTGAGAACATGAGAGATCCAGAACTATCCAAAATGGAAATGGAAGTGACCAAAGAACAAATGAGGTTGGTTTCTGTATTTAAGTCTTTattactgatttaaaaaaaaactaatttaatgAATTAAGTGGTTTTGGGTAAACTACGAATGCAGAAGATTAGCACTAGAAAAATGCAAATGTCACCAGTCTGTTGGTTTTTAATGGTCAGATTAGAAAAAGATTGGTTTATTCTCgcgaaaccactgaaacatgaTGGCAGCAATGATTTTAGTTCTAAAACATAATTCGGCATCacaaaaatgattataataaaCACAATATGTTGTTATATGGAAAACACTTTATGCAAAGCAATACCCAATGCATTGAATGACCGTGTTCCCTGGAAATTATCTTGGCTTGTGCTGTTGTTTTGTACAATTGTCAAACTGGTGGAGTTTTAACAGTTGGATTTGTTCATTTCAGATATGATGGAAGTGAATAGGGAGAGTAAAGCTAAGGTACAAGATGCTGATAAGAAACGCCAGCATGCACAAAAATCCCAGAATGTTTCACAAAAAGGAGCTCGGAGAACAGGAGACGTGGAAAGAGTGGAAAAGAGAGCATGTcgacagtgtggaaagagttttatctCTACGAATGGCCTTAAAGAACACATGAAACTgcacaccggagagaaaccaTTCACAtgtcatcagtgtggaaagagtttagCAAGTAAACGTAGCCTTAAGtcgcacatgagaattcacactggagagaaaccattCACGtgtcatcagtgtggaaagagtttagCAAGTAAAGATAGCCTTAAGtcgcacatgagaattcacactggagagaaaccattCACGTGCCGcgagtgtggaaagagttttacatTTGATACTAGCTATAAGCAGCACATGAGagctcacactggagagaaaccattCGCATGTCAACAGTGTGGTACGAGTTTCGTAAATCAAAGTCACCTTAAGaggcacatgagaattcacactggagagaaaccattCACGTGCCGcgagtgtggaaagagttttacatTTGATACTAGCTATAAGCAGCACATGAGagctcacactggagagaaaccattCGCATGTCAACAGTGTGGTACGAGTTTCGTAAATCAAAGTCACCTTAAGagacacatgagaattcacactggagagaaaccattCACGTGCCGcgagtgtggaaagagttttacatgtaacaataactataaggcacacatgagaattcacaccggagagagacCTTTTACATGCCAACAGTGTGGACAGAGTTTCGTACATTCAAGTTACCTTAATATTCACATGAGGTCTCACACCGGCGAGAAACCATTTGCTTGCCATCATTGTGAAAAGAGTTTTAAAAGTGCGGGAGAAATTAAGacgcacatgagaattcacaccggagagaaaccgTTTGCATGCCTTCAGTGTGGAAAGTGTTTTGCACTCTCAGGTCACCTTAAGCTACACGTGAGAACTCACACGGGAGAGAAACCATTTGCATGTCAACAGTGTGAAAAGAGGTGTACGAGTACAAGTCACCTTTATagacacatgagaattcacaccggagagaaaccaTTTTCATGCCAtctgtgtggaaagagtttaGCAAGTAAAGGTAGCCTTGAGgcacacatgagaattcacaccggagagaaaccaTTCCAATGCCAACAGTGCGGAAAGAgttttacatgtaaaaataccCTGGAGTTACACGTAcgaactcacactggagagaaacctttccAATGCCAACAGTGTGGACAGAGTTTTGCATCCCAATGCAACCTTAAGAGACACACGAGAACTCACACTGGACAGAATCAAGTGTTCACTTGCAAcgagtgtggaaagagtttcacagtGAAATTGAGCCTTGAGTCGCACATGAGAAGACACGCTGGAATTAAACCTTTTGGATGTCATaggtgtggaaagagtttcactaCTAAGGCTGACCTTAAAAGACACATGAGTACTCACCCTGAAGAGAATTCGTAAACGTGCTACgggtgtggaaagagtttctcaCCTGTGTTTTCACTCTGGAGGAAAGCAGTTGAACTGATCAGTGCAGTTCAAAGTTGAATTCTGCGTCAACATGCAACTGGTGCACTGTTTTGTGGCCTGTTTCAAAGCTGATGATATGTAAAAAAGTTGATTTTGTTAAATTTCCTCtgtaatgaaaattaatttttttaagttgtttatatgtctgtgtggtgtttttaaagtcCTATTTTGAATTAGCCTATTtaaattcctattttttcatgaaatattgctgtGTTTGTTGTAAATAGCATATCAGTGCGGCGGGTCAGTCTCTTTTGAAAATTTGTGCCctcatcattttttttcagCCTAGTATAATATGGAGtttttttgtatcttttttattcaatcaaaGATTCTGTGTTCGAGagtaaaattaattattttgtaattaaaaaaataaaacatcgcAAAAAAAT contains:
- the LOC130552196 gene encoding gastrula zinc finger protein XlCGF57.1-like isoform X1, coding for MMEVNRESKAKVQDADKKRQHAQKSQNVSQKGARRTGDVERVEKRACRQCGKSFISTNGLKEHMKLHTGEKPFTCHQCGKSLASKRSLKSHMRIHTGEKPFTCHQCGKSLASKDSLKSHMRIHTGEKPFTCRECGKSFTFDTSYKQHMRAHTGEKPFACQQCGTSFVNQSHLKRHMRIHTGEKPFTCRECGKSFTFDTSYKQHMRAHTGEKPFACQQCGTSFVNQSHLKRHMRIHTGEKPFTCRECGKSFTCNNNYKAHMRIHTGERPFTCQQCGQSFVHSSYLNIHMRSHTGEKPFACHHCEKSFKSAGEIKTHMRIHTGEKPFACLQCGKCFALSGHLKLHVRTHTGEKPFACQQCEKRCTSTSHLYRHMRIHTGEKPFSCHLCGKSLASKGSLEAHMRIHTGEKPFQCQQCGKSFTCKNTLELHVRTHTGEKPFQCQQCGQSFASQCNLKRHTRTHTGQNQVFTCNECGKSFTVKLSLESHMRRHAGIKPFGCHRCGKSFTTKADLKRHMSTHPEENS